One Phocoena sinus isolate mPhoSin1 chromosome 13, mPhoSin1.pri, whole genome shotgun sequence DNA segment encodes these proteins:
- the LOC116763918 gene encoding signal transducer CD24-like: protein MSRTMVARLRLGLLLLVLLLSTQIYSNQTILVTPSSNPSQNISAAPNPANATIMSSIDAPQSTASLFMISVSLLHLCC from the coding sequence ATGAGCAGAACGATGGTGGCCAGGCTCCGACTGGGGCTGCTGCTTCTGGTGCTGCTCTTATCTACGCAGATTTATTCAAATCAAACAATTCTTGTAACACCTTCAAGTAACCCCTCCCAGAATATCTCAGCTGCCCCCAATCCAGCCAATGCCACCATCATGTCAAGTATTGATGCTCCACAGTCAACAGCCAGTCTCTTCATGATCTCGGTCTCTCTTCTACATCTCTGCTGTTAA